Proteins from a single region of Sinorhizobium alkalisoli:
- a CDS encoding DUF423 domain-containing protein has product MPNGALRSTMLFVAGLMGLFGVAAAAAASHGADPRLLGGASAMCLAHAPAVVALHAGWAHFRTAAIAALLLAAGTAVFAGDLTLRHFAGHGLFPMSAPLGGLTMMAGWLAVALGAFFPRR; this is encoded by the coding sequence ATGCCGAACGGGGCGCTGCGCTCGACCATGCTTTTCGTCGCCGGGCTGATGGGCCTCTTCGGCGTCGCCGCGGCCGCCGCCGCTTCGCACGGGGCCGATCCGCGGCTCCTCGGCGGCGCATCCGCCATGTGCCTCGCCCATGCGCCGGCGGTCGTCGCGCTCCATGCCGGATGGGCGCATTTTCGCACGGCGGCTATCGCGGCCCTGCTGCTCGCCGCAGGAACGGCCGTCTTCGCCGGTGACCTGACGCTCCGTCATTTCGCCGGCCACGGCCTCTTCCCGATGTCGGCACCCCTCGGCGGGCTGACGATGATGGCGGGGTGGCTCGCCGTGGCGCTCGGGGCGTTTTTTCCGCGTCGATAG
- a CDS encoding DMT family transporter encodes MNPAMLYTVLVIAIVFEVLGTSAMQAAQHFTRLAPTLLMVVCYAVAFFFLSYTLRYIPVGIAYALWSGLGIVLISLVGYMTFGQKLDFAAILGLALIIAGVLVLNLFSKSTFH; translated from the coding sequence ATGAACCCCGCCATGCTCTATACTGTCCTGGTGATCGCCATCGTCTTCGAAGTGCTCGGCACTTCGGCCATGCAAGCGGCACAGCATTTCACCCGGCTTGCGCCGACGCTGCTCATGGTCGTCTGCTATGCCGTTGCCTTCTTCTTCCTATCCTATACGCTGCGCTACATTCCGGTTGGCATCGCCTACGCGCTCTGGAGCGGCCTCGGCATTGTGCTGATTTCGCTCGTCGGTTACATGACCTTCGGGCAGAAGCTGGACTTTGCCGCCATCCTCGGCCTGGCGCTCATCATTGCCGGAGTTCTGGTTCTCAATCTCTTTTCGAAATCGACTTTCCATTGA
- a CDS encoding alpha/beta hydrolase, with product MRLARTFICLALMFGIAGCGGRPVGVLVPSGSADGASKVDLLVATTRKPSEDPGILFTGERARQLSLTEIVVSIPPEKNRTVGQVQWPKKLPPDPSRAFSTVSVEPIEAGPQTRAWLEGHLPRSRRVLIFVHGFNNRFEDAVYRYAQIVHDSGADVAPVIFTWPSRASIFDYNYDKESTNYSRDALEELLQRASKDPAVGEITLMAHSMGSWLTVEALRQMAIRDGRVAPKITDVILASPDLDVDVFSQQMRAMGKDRPKFTLFVSRDDRALTVSRRISGNIDRLGQIDPTVEPYRSQLENAGITVLDLTALKGGDRLNHGKFAESPEVVRLLGNRLIAGQTVTDSDVGLGERVGAVALGTAQTVGSAASVAVSTPIMIFDPRTRQTYDDQLRRLGQSMENTVGSAVAP from the coding sequence ATGCGGCTGGCGCGCACCTTCATCTGCCTGGCGCTGATGTTCGGCATTGCCGGCTGCGGCGGGCGACCCGTCGGGGTTCTCGTTCCCTCCGGTTCCGCCGACGGCGCCTCCAAGGTCGATCTCCTGGTCGCCACCACCCGCAAACCCTCCGAGGATCCCGGCATCCTTTTCACCGGCGAGCGCGCCCGGCAATTGTCGCTGACGGAAATCGTCGTCTCGATACCGCCCGAGAAGAACCGAACGGTCGGCCAGGTGCAATGGCCGAAGAAGCTTCCGCCCGACCCGAGCCGCGCTTTCTCGACCGTCAGCGTCGAGCCGATCGAGGCGGGCCCGCAAACGCGCGCCTGGCTCGAGGGGCATCTGCCCCGGAGCCGGCGGGTGCTGATCTTCGTCCACGGCTTCAACAATCGCTTCGAGGATGCGGTTTATCGCTACGCCCAGATCGTCCACGATTCCGGCGCCGACGTCGCTCCAGTGATCTTCACCTGGCCGTCGCGCGCGAGCATCTTCGACTATAATTACGACAAGGAAAGCACCAACTACTCGCGCGATGCGCTGGAGGAACTGCTGCAGCGCGCATCCAAGGATCCCGCAGTCGGCGAGATCACGCTAATGGCCCATTCCATGGGCTCGTGGCTCACCGTCGAAGCACTCAGGCAGATGGCGATCCGCGACGGCCGCGTTGCGCCCAAGATCACCGACGTGATCCTCGCGTCGCCTGACCTCGACGTCGACGTCTTCTCGCAGCAGATGCGGGCGATGGGCAAGGATCGGCCGAAATTCACGCTTTTCGTCTCCCGCGACGACCGGGCGCTGACCGTCTCTCGGCGCATCTCCGGCAATATCGACCGGCTCGGCCAGATCGATCCCACCGTCGAACCCTATCGCAGCCAGCTCGAAAACGCCGGCATCACCGTGCTCGACCTGACGGCACTCAAGGGCGGGGATCGGCTCAACCACGGCAAGTTCGCCGAAAGCCCGGAAGTGGTGCGGCTCCTCGGCAACCGGCTCATTGCCGGCCAGACCGTGACGGATTCGGATGTCGGACTTGGGGAGCGTGTCGGCGCCGTCGCGCTTGGAACCGCGCAAACCGTCGGCAGCGCGGCCAGCGTCGCCGTCTCGACCCCGATCATGATCTTCGACCCGCGTACCCGGCAGACCTATGACGACCAGCTGCGCCGCCTGGGCCAGTCGATGGAAAACACCGTCGGCTCCGCGGTCGCGCCGTAA
- a CDS encoding ABC transporter substrate-binding protein: MMHKLHGRFRLLAASAAMALAMGVAQPTFAETPKDTLVQAWAIDDIITMDPGEAFEISTAEMTSNTYSLLVRLDLNDTSKVIGDLAESWEVSDDGLTYTFKLKPGMKFASGNPITAEDVAYSFERAVKLDKSPAFILTQFGLTGDNVTEKAKAVDEGTFVFTVDQPYAPSFVLNCLTATVASVVDKKLVLEHVKSVEPSDTYKYDNDFGNEWLKTGYAGSGAFKLREWRANEVVVLERNDNYYGEQAKLARVIYRHMKESSGQRLALEAGDVDVARNLEPGDYEAVSKNADLWTTDAAKGTIYYISLNQKNEDLAKPEVREAFKYLVDYDAIGATLIKGIGEIHQTFLPKGVLGALDENPYKLDVAKAKDLLAKAGYPDGFSVTMDVRNTQPVTGIAESFQQTLGQAGVKLEIIPGDGKQTLTKYRARNHDMYIGEWGMDYFDPHSNAETFASNPDNSDEGKVKTLAWRNAWDIPELSKKTREALLERDSAKRAEIYKELQKAVLEDSPFAIIYQKTEVAGLRGNVKDYKLGPSFDTNFVWNVSKE, translated from the coding sequence ATGATGCACAAGCTCCATGGACGTTTTCGACTTCTGGCTGCATCTGCGGCCATGGCACTTGCCATGGGCGTGGCTCAGCCGACATTTGCCGAGACGCCGAAAGACACGCTCGTCCAGGCCTGGGCGATTGATGACATCATCACCATGGATCCGGGTGAGGCCTTCGAGATTTCGACCGCCGAGATGACCAGCAACACCTACAGCCTGCTCGTCCGCCTCGATCTCAACGACACGAGCAAGGTGATCGGCGATCTCGCCGAAAGCTGGGAGGTGTCCGACGACGGCCTCACCTATACGTTCAAGCTGAAGCCCGGCATGAAATTCGCGTCCGGCAATCCGATCACCGCCGAGGACGTTGCCTATTCCTTCGAACGCGCCGTCAAGCTCGACAAGAGCCCGGCTTTCATTCTCACGCAATTCGGTCTGACGGGAGACAACGTCACCGAAAAGGCCAAGGCCGTTGACGAAGGGACTTTTGTGTTCACGGTTGACCAGCCCTACGCGCCGAGTTTTGTGCTCAACTGCCTGACCGCCACCGTTGCTTCGGTGGTCGACAAGAAGCTGGTGCTCGAGCATGTGAAATCCGTCGAGCCGAGCGACACCTACAAATACGACAACGACTTCGGCAATGAGTGGCTGAAGACCGGCTATGCCGGCTCCGGGGCCTTCAAGCTGCGCGAATGGCGAGCCAACGAGGTTGTCGTGCTGGAGCGCAACGACAATTACTACGGCGAACAGGCGAAGCTCGCCCGGGTCATCTACCGGCATATGAAGGAAAGCTCCGGCCAACGCCTCGCGCTCGAAGCCGGCGATGTCGACGTCGCGCGCAATCTCGAGCCGGGCGACTACGAGGCGGTTTCGAAAAATGCAGACCTCTGGACGACCGACGCGGCGAAGGGCACCATCTATTACATCAGTCTCAACCAGAAGAACGAAGACCTCGCGAAACCCGAGGTGCGCGAGGCCTTCAAATATCTCGTCGACTATGACGCGATCGGCGCGACCTTGATCAAGGGGATCGGTGAAATCCACCAGACGTTCCTGCCGAAGGGCGTGCTCGGCGCGCTCGACGAAAACCCCTATAAGCTCGACGTCGCCAAGGCCAAGGACCTCCTGGCCAAGGCCGGTTATCCGGACGGGTTTTCCGTGACGATGGACGTGCGCAACACCCAGCCCGTCACCGGCATTGCGGAGTCCTTCCAGCAGACGCTGGGGCAAGCCGGCGTGAAGCTCGAAATCATTCCTGGCGACGGCAAGCAGACGCTCACGAAATATCGCGCCCGCAACCATGACATGTATATCGGCGAGTGGGGGATGGACTATTTCGACCCGCATTCGAATGCCGAGACATTCGCCAGCAATCCGGACAATTCCGACGAAGGCAAGGTGAAGACGCTTGCCTGGCGAAACGCCTGGGATATTCCGGAATTGAGCAAGAAGACCAGGGAGGCGCTTCTCGAGCGCGACAGCGCCAAGCGTGCCGAGATCTACAAGGAGCTCCAGAAGGCCGTTCTCGAGGATAGCCCCTTCGCGATTATCTACCAGAAGACGGAGGTCGCGGGCCTGCGCGGCAACGTCAAGGACTACAAGCTCGGGCCGAGCTTCGATACGAACTTCGTCTGGAACGTCTCCAAGGAATAG
- a CDS encoding ABC transporter ATP-binding protein translates to MSVLLTVEDLKVRFPTRTGVVEAVRGVSFTLGRERLGIVGESGSGKSQTGRAIMGLTPPQAEVTAKTLSFDGIDLLNAPPKRRRDLRGKRIAMILQDPKYSLNPVMSIGRQIVETLRQHEKVSRAEARERTLDMLAAVQIRDPKRVFDLYPYEVSGGMGQRAMIAMMLIAGPELLIADEPTSALDVTVQLEVLSILDKLVSERGMGLIFVSHDLRLVSSFCDRVLVMYAGRIVEEIAALDLANAKHPYTQGLLNCMPVIGADRHPLPVLDRKPEWAL, encoded by the coding sequence GTGAGTGTCCTTCTGACGGTCGAGGACCTGAAGGTCCGCTTCCCGACCCGCACCGGCGTGGTCGAGGCGGTCCGCGGCGTGTCCTTCACGCTGGGGCGCGAACGCCTCGGCATCGTCGGCGAGAGCGGCTCCGGCAAGTCGCAGACGGGCCGGGCGATCATGGGGCTGACGCCGCCGCAGGCAGAGGTGACGGCGAAGACGCTGTCCTTCGACGGCATCGATCTCTTGAACGCCCCGCCGAAGCGGCGCAGGGATCTGCGCGGCAAGCGGATCGCCATGATCCTGCAGGACCCGAAATATTCGCTGAACCCGGTTATGAGCATTGGCCGGCAGATCGTCGAGACGCTGCGGCAACATGAGAAGGTCAGTCGCGCGGAGGCGCGCGAACGGACGCTCGACATGCTGGCCGCGGTGCAGATCCGCGACCCGAAGCGTGTGTTCGACCTCTATCCGTATGAGGTCTCGGGCGGCATGGGTCAAAGGGCGATGATCGCGATGATGCTGATTGCCGGGCCGGAACTGTTGATCGCCGACGAGCCGACCTCGGCCCTCGACGTGACCGTGCAGCTCGAGGTGCTGTCGATCCTCGACAAACTTGTGTCGGAGCGCGGCATGGGGCTGATCTTCGTTTCACACGATCTGCGGCTCGTGTCCTCCTTCTGCGACCGGGTGCTCGTCATGTATGCGGGGCGGATCGTCGAGGAGATCGCCGCCTTGGATCTCGCCAATGCGAAACACCCCTATACGCAGGGTCTCCTGAACTGCATGCCGGTGATCGGCGCCGACCGCCACCCCCTGCCGGTGCTCGACCGCAAGCCGGAGTGGGCGCTATGA
- a CDS encoding ABC transporter permease, producing the protein MSATERENGQRRARPRKIIAAALQFLVVVATTYLGLLAVTFFIGRVIPIDPVLAVLGDRAPAHVVERTREAMGLNLPLYQQFFIYVRQALSGDFGTSVLTTNPVMTDIRRVFPATIELATLGTLIGALIGVPLGVLAAVKRGSLADQIVRIIGLVGYSVPIFWLALLALLVFYARLRWVAYPGRIDIVYEYSFTPITGFYLLDALWQGQWDVFRDVFRHIILPASLLGYFSLAYISRMTRSFMLNELQQEYIVAARAKGLSEVRIIWGHALRNAAVPLVTVIALSYAGLLEGSVLTETVFAWPGLGLYITNSLQNADMNAVLGGTIVIGSVFIGINLLSDLLYRTLDPRTRAR; encoded by the coding sequence TTGAGTGCAACAGAGCGGGAGAACGGGCAACGGCGCGCCCGTCCCCGCAAGATCATTGCCGCGGCGCTGCAATTCCTCGTCGTGGTGGCGACCACCTATCTCGGCCTGCTCGCCGTCACCTTCTTCATCGGCCGGGTGATTCCGATCGATCCGGTGCTGGCGGTGCTCGGCGACCGCGCGCCGGCGCATGTCGTCGAACGGACGCGCGAGGCGATGGGGCTCAACCTGCCCCTCTACCAGCAGTTCTTCATCTATGTCCGGCAGGCGCTTTCCGGCGACTTCGGCACCTCCGTGCTGACGACCAATCCGGTGATGACCGATATCCGCCGCGTCTTCCCGGCGACGATCGAGCTTGCGACGCTCGGGACCTTGATCGGCGCGCTGATCGGCGTGCCGCTCGGGGTGCTCGCTGCCGTCAAACGCGGCAGTCTTGCCGATCAGATCGTCCGCATCATCGGTCTCGTCGGCTATTCCGTGCCGATCTTCTGGCTGGCTCTGCTCGCCCTCCTCGTCTTCTATGCGCGGCTGCGATGGGTCGCCTATCCCGGCCGCATCGACATCGTCTACGAATATAGCTTCACGCCGATTACCGGCTTCTATCTTCTCGATGCGCTCTGGCAGGGTCAGTGGGACGTCTTCCGCGACGTCTTCCGGCATATCATCCTGCCGGCCTCGCTGCTCGGCTATTTCTCGCTTGCCTATATCAGCCGCATGACCCGCAGCTTCATGCTGAACGAGTTGCAGCAGGAATATATCGTCGCCGCGCGCGCTAAGGGACTTTCCGAGGTGCGGATCATCTGGGGCCACGCACTGCGCAATGCGGCGGTGCCGCTGGTGACCGTGATCGCGCTTTCCTATGCGGGGCTGCTCGAGGGCTCGGTGCTGACCGAAACGGTCTTCGCCTGGCCGGGGCTTGGGCTCTACATCACCAATTCGCTGCAGAATGCCGACATGAACGCCGTGCTCGGCGGCACCATCGTTATAGGCTCGGTGTTCATCGGCATCAATCTCCTGTCCGATCTCCTTTATCGGACGCTTGACCCGAGGACGCGCGCGCGATGA
- a CDS encoding antibiotic biosynthesis monooxygenase family protein, with translation MYFAMNRFRVALGQEGAFEAVWKGRDSGLAEMPGFIDFHLLRGESVPEEGYTPFISKSTWESKDAFLTWTKSENFRAAHRNAGDNRAMYLGPPKFEGYTVVEGA, from the coding sequence ATGTATTTCGCGATGAACCGTTTCCGTGTCGCCCTCGGACAGGAGGGGGCCTTTGAGGCCGTCTGGAAGGGGCGCGATTCGGGTCTTGCCGAAATGCCCGGCTTCATCGATTTTCATCTGCTGCGTGGCGAGAGCGTGCCGGAAGAGGGCTATACGCCGTTCATTTCCAAGTCGACCTGGGAAAGCAAGGACGCGTTCCTCACCTGGACGAAATCGGAAAACTTCCGGGCGGCCCACCGCAATGCCGGCGACAATCGCGCCATGTATCTGGGGCCGCCGAAGTTCGAGGGCTATACGGTCGTCGAGGGGGCGTAG
- a CDS encoding ABC transporter permease has translation MSLASQSRPMTRREWLLSDRPQSRMQARFGRAYMTWRRFSANHLAVAGLLILMALVLVAAFADFLAPHSPFVGNLAGARLQPPGSEGYLLGTDDQGRDILSRLIHGSRLTLVVVGLVAIIAAPVGLIVGAVAGYAGGWIDAVLMRITDIFLAFPKLVLALAFVAALGPGIENAVIAIAITSWPPYARIARAETLTVRHSDYIAAVRLMGASPARIVFRHVMPMCLSSLIVRVTLDMAGIILTAAGLGFLGLGAQPPLPEWGAMIASGRRFILDQWWVATMPGIAILIVSLGFNLLGDGLRDALDPRESGQ, from the coding sequence ATGAGCCTTGCATCCCAAAGCCGCCCGATGACGCGGCGCGAATGGCTTCTTTCCGACCGGCCGCAATCGCGGATGCAGGCGCGGTTTGGCCGCGCCTATATGACCTGGCGTCGGTTTTCGGCAAACCACCTCGCCGTTGCCGGACTTCTGATCCTCATGGCACTCGTGCTCGTCGCCGCTTTTGCCGACTTCCTTGCACCGCATTCGCCCTTCGTCGGCAATCTCGCCGGCGCGCGGCTGCAGCCGCCGGGCAGCGAGGGCTATCTGCTCGGCACCGACGATCAGGGACGCGATATCCTGTCGCGGCTGATCCATGGTTCGCGTCTGACGCTCGTGGTCGTCGGGCTCGTCGCGATCATCGCCGCCCCCGTTGGCCTGATCGTCGGCGCCGTCGCCGGCTATGCCGGCGGCTGGATCGACGCGGTCCTCATGCGCATCACCGATATCTTCCTCGCCTTTCCGAAGCTTGTGCTGGCGCTCGCCTTCGTCGCAGCCCTCGGGCCGGGCATCGAGAATGCGGTCATCGCCATCGCCATCACTTCCTGGCCGCCCTATGCGCGTATCGCCCGCGCCGAGACGCTGACTGTGCGCCACTCCGACTACATCGCCGCGGTACGGCTGATGGGGGCGTCGCCGGCGCGCATCGTCTTCCGCCATGTGATGCCGATGTGCCTGTCATCGCTGATCGTGCGCGTCACCCTCGACATGGCCGGCATTATTCTGACGGCGGCGGGCCTCGGTTTCCTCGGCCTCGGGGCGCAGCCGCCGCTGCCCGAATGGGGTGCGATGATCGCCTCGGGGCGGCGCTTCATTCTCGATCAATGGTGGGTCGCCACCATGCCGGGCATCGCCATCCTCATCGTCAGCCTCGGCTTCAACCTGCTGGGCGACGGTCTGCGCGACGCGCTCGACCCGCGGGAGAGCGGCCAGTGA
- a CDS encoding TetR/AcrR family transcriptional regulator, translating to MISAHQRKKQPERVRQQLLEVAARLSLEQGIAAVTLDRVSQAAGVSKGGLLHHFPNKLALLDGLFDELVARFDRAIAAAMAEDDIERGRFTRAYLAVCFALDGEAEGQDWQVLAIALLAEPQLKARWRDWVARRSVEFAKTDGSPNCLIARFAADGVWLADLMRSHELHTAMRAELLERLKALSLQ from the coding sequence ATGATCAGTGCCCATCAGAGGAAGAAGCAGCCGGAGCGCGTGCGCCAGCAATTGCTGGAGGTTGCCGCGCGGCTGTCGCTCGAACAGGGCATCGCCGCGGTGACGCTCGATCGGGTGTCGCAGGCGGCCGGGGTCAGCAAAGGCGGGCTGTTGCACCATTTTCCCAACAAGCTGGCCCTGCTCGACGGCCTGTTCGACGAACTCGTCGCCCGCTTCGACCGGGCGATCGCGGCGGCGATGGCCGAAGACGATATCGAACGGGGACGTTTCACTCGCGCCTATCTCGCCGTCTGCTTCGCCCTCGACGGAGAAGCGGAAGGACAGGATTGGCAGGTGCTGGCGATCGCGCTGCTTGCCGAACCGCAGCTCAAGGCGCGCTGGCGAGACTGGGTGGCGCGGCGTTCGGTCGAGTTCGCCAAGACCGACGGCTCGCCCAACTGCCTGATCGCCCGGTTTGCCGCCGACGGCGTCTGGCTCGCAGACCTGATGCGGAGTCACGAGCTCCACACGGCGATGCGCGCCGAGCTGCTTGAAAGGCTGAAGGCGCTGTCGTTGCAGTGA
- a CDS encoding dipeptidase, with product MQAVFDGHNDVLLRLWQRERGGSDPVAEFIDGTDKGHIDAPRAREGGLIGGLCAIYIPSGDLVLRVPDTNGHYATPLSAPLDHLPSLATALEIADIAFRLDRAGAWRLCRSTDAIRRAIDDGVFAAVLHMEGCEAIGPDLAGLETFHAAGLRSLGPVWSRHNVFGHGVPFAYPMSPDSGGGLTEAGFELVRACNRLGILVDLAHLTEKGFWDVAKTTDQPLVASHSNAHALTPVARNLTDRQLDAIGESQGLVGLNYATTMLRADGQENAATPLADMVRHVDYMVERLGIDCIALGSDFDGATIPEAIGDAAGNQRLVAALREAGYGDRELKKICGENWLRVLAKAWHEDA from the coding sequence ATGCAGGCGGTATTCGACGGCCATAACGACGTGCTCCTGCGGCTTTGGCAGCGCGAACGCGGCGGCAGCGATCCGGTGGCGGAGTTTATCGACGGAACCGACAAGGGGCATATCGATGCGCCGCGGGCGAGGGAGGGCGGCCTCATCGGCGGGCTCTGCGCCATATACATCCCGTCCGGCGATCTTGTCCTGAGGGTGCCGGACACCAATGGCCATTATGCGACGCCGCTCTCCGCTCCGCTCGACCACCTGCCGTCGCTCGCAACTGCGCTTGAGATCGCAGACATCGCCTTCAGGCTCGACCGGGCCGGCGCCTGGCGGCTCTGCCGCTCGACCGACGCAATCCGGAGAGCGATCGACGACGGGGTCTTCGCGGCAGTGCTCCACATGGAAGGCTGCGAGGCGATCGGGCCGGACCTGGCTGGGCTCGAGACCTTCCATGCGGCCGGGCTTCGCTCGCTCGGTCCCGTGTGGAGCCGCCACAATGTCTTCGGCCACGGCGTGCCCTTCGCCTATCCGATGTCGCCGGATAGCGGCGGCGGCCTGACGGAAGCCGGCTTCGAACTCGTGCGCGCCTGCAACCGGCTCGGCATCCTGGTCGATCTCGCCCACCTCACCGAAAAGGGCTTCTGGGACGTCGCGAAGACCACCGACCAGCCGCTCGTCGCCAGCCATTCCAATGCGCATGCACTGACGCCCGTCGCCCGCAATCTCACCGACCGGCAGCTCGATGCGATCGGGGAAAGCCAGGGGCTCGTCGGCCTCAATTATGCGACGACGATGCTCCGCGCGGATGGACAGGAAAACGCCGCGACGCCGCTTGCCGACATGGTCCGTCATGTCGACTACATGGTCGAGCGCCTCGGCATCGACTGCATCGCGCTCGGCTCGGATTTCGACGGCGCGACGATCCCGGAGGCAATCGGCGACGCGGCGGGCAATCAGCGGCTCGTCGCAGCGCTGAGGGAGGCCGGCTATGGCGATCGCGAGCTCAAGAAGATATGCGGCGAGAACTGGTTGAGAGTTCTCGCAAAAGCCTGGCACGAGGATGCCTGA
- a CDS encoding globin has protein sequence MTETTTLYEAIGGDATVRTLTRRFYELMDSLPEATRCRAVHPPDLAGSEEKLYEYLTGWLGGPPIYVEKRGHPMLRRRHFIAGIGPAERDEWLLCFTRALEETVSYPKLREIILAPITRLAFHMQNKE, from the coding sequence ATGACGGAAACGACGACGCTTTACGAGGCGATCGGCGGCGACGCGACGGTGCGGACGCTGACGCGGCGCTTCTATGAACTCATGGACAGCCTGCCGGAGGCGACTCGCTGCCGCGCCGTGCATCCGCCGGACCTCGCGGGCAGCGAGGAAAAGCTCTACGAGTACCTGACCGGCTGGCTCGGCGGCCCACCGATCTATGTGGAGAAGCGCGGCCATCCGATGCTGCGCCGCCGCCATTTCATCGCCGGGATCGGACCGGCCGAACGCGATGAGTGGCTGCTCTGCTTCACCCGCGCCCTGGAGGAAACCGTCTCCTATCCGAAGCTTAGGGAAATCATTCTCGCGCCGATCACGCGGCTCGCCTTTCACATGCAGAACAAGGAATAG